In the genome of Staphylococcus durrellii, one region contains:
- a CDS encoding type I toxin-antitoxin system Fst family toxin, with protein sequence MTITVINSCIIALFTHWLRKRDDK encoded by the coding sequence ATCACTATCACAGTCATCAATAGTTGTATCATCGCGTTATTTACTCATTGGTTACGCAAGCGCGATGATAAATAG
- a CDS encoding PTS beta-glucoside transporter subunit IIBCA yields MGNTNDKYKKIAEEIVDVIGEDNIDSATHCATRLRLSVIDRKKIDDEKIEEIDEVKGVFYTGGQYQIILGTGIVNNVHDEMAKMYEFENVTKEKMKEKKQGRLQNAIRLLADVFVPIIPVLGATGLFLGLKGVIFNESVLSLFGLTPDMIPSVIQTLITVLTDTAFSFLPAFIAWSAFKTFGGTPIIGFLIGLMLVSPALPNAYEVASGDAKPIMVAGVVPIVGYQGSILTALFAGIVGAKVEKRLRKVMPNALDLIFTPFFVILIIMAFSLFVMGPIVHIIESGGISVVKTFIGLPFGIGGLLIGFFYPLAVMTGLHHMFIIVETSLLASTGFNPLITLCAMYGFSNAGVTLALSLRSKKSAFKTAGISATITQLLGVSEPALFGIVLRSGIKALGIMLLCSSVGGGILALLNIQANSYGLAVILSPLMYIYDFSQLLTYIILGVFVLVLGFVLTQLFGIPKDGDVATVNVSATSVEDEKGMSEEKANTLNAVTEGELIALSSVNDPVFSQRMMGEGFAILPSSDEMSAPISGTITLVSDSNHAIGLETEGGLEILVHMGIDTVNIKEKVFEVFVEQGQRIKQGQKIATMNRSKVSDLNKDTTVIVVITNSREKVNKLSLEKEGRVIYNQKAARVNHK; encoded by the coding sequence ATGGGAAATACAAATGATAAATATAAAAAAATAGCCGAAGAAATTGTGGATGTCATTGGTGAGGATAACATTGATAGTGCAACGCATTGTGCAACGAGATTAAGGTTATCTGTGATAGATCGTAAAAAAATAGATGATGAAAAAATAGAAGAGATTGATGAAGTCAAAGGGGTATTTTATACAGGTGGACAATATCAAATTATTTTAGGTACAGGTATAGTTAATAATGTGCATGATGAAATGGCAAAAATGTATGAATTTGAAAATGTTACGAAAGAAAAAATGAAAGAAAAGAAACAAGGCAGGCTCCAAAACGCGATTCGATTGTTAGCTGATGTCTTTGTACCTATTATCCCAGTACTTGGTGCTACAGGGTTGTTTCTAGGGTTAAAAGGAGTTATTTTTAATGAATCCGTATTGTCGTTATTTGGATTGACGCCTGACATGATTCCGAGTGTGATTCAAACGTTAATAACTGTATTGACAGATACAGCTTTTAGTTTTTTACCAGCATTTATTGCGTGGAGTGCATTTAAGACATTTGGTGGAACACCGATTATTGGCTTTCTCATAGGATTAATGTTGGTGTCTCCGGCATTGCCGAATGCTTATGAAGTAGCAAGTGGGGATGCAAAACCTATTATGGTGGCAGGCGTTGTCCCAATTGTTGGTTATCAAGGAAGTATATTGACTGCATTATTTGCGGGTATTGTCGGAGCAAAAGTAGAAAAACGACTAAGAAAAGTAATGCCAAATGCTCTAGATTTAATATTTACACCTTTCTTTGTTATTTTAATTATCATGGCATTTTCATTATTTGTAATGGGACCCATCGTCCACATTATAGAAAGTGGAGGCATATCCGTTGTTAAAACGTTTATCGGTTTACCATTTGGTATTGGTGGACTCTTAATTGGATTCTTTTACCCATTAGCAGTTATGACAGGCTTACATCACATGTTCATTATTGTAGAGACTTCATTGCTAGCATCAACAGGATTTAATCCATTAATCACTTTATGTGCGATGTATGGCTTCTCCAATGCAGGTGTTACCTTAGCGTTATCATTACGAAGTAAAAAAAGTGCATTTAAAACAGCTGGTATCAGTGCAACGATTACCCAATTGTTAGGCGTAAGTGAGCCTGCGCTATTTGGTATCGTATTAAGATCAGGCATTAAAGCTTTAGGTATTATGCTACTATGTTCATCGGTTGGTGGAGGTATATTAGCTTTACTTAATATTCAAGCAAATTCATATGGGTTAGCTGTTATACTTTCACCATTAATGTACATTTATGATTTCAGCCAACTATTAACATATATTATTTTAGGCGTTTTTGTATTAGTATTAGGATTTGTACTCACACAACTTTTCGGTATTCCAAAAGATGGAGACGTTGCCACAGTAAATGTCAGTGCAACTTCTGTTGAAGATGAGAAAGGTATGAGTGAAGAAAAAGCAAATACATTAAATGCAGTAACTGAAGGTGAGCTCATTGCGCTTTCTTCTGTAAATGATCCAGTGTTTTCTCAAAGAATGATGGGTGAAGGATTTGCTATCTTACCATCTTCAGATGAGATGAGCGCGCCTATATCTGGTACAATTACATTGGTTTCTGATTCGAATCATGCAATTGGTTTGGAAACAGAAGGTGGTTTAGAGATTCTAGTTCATATGGGTATTGATACGGTAAATATTAAAGAAAAAGTATTTGAAGTATTTGTAGAACAAGGTCAACGAATCAAGCAAGGTCAAAAAATTGCGACAATGAATCGTTCAAAAGTGAGTGATTTAAATAAAGACACTACAGTTATTGTAGTAATTACTAATAGCAGAGAAAAAGTCAATAAGCTTTCGTTAGAAAAAGAAGGCAGAGTGATATACAATCAAAAGGCTGCCAGAGTTAATCATAAATAA
- a CDS encoding alpha-glucosidase, with protein sequence MNVQWWQKEVIYQIYPRSFKDTNNDGVGDINGIIEKLPYLNSLGITMIWICPIFKSPMVDNGYDISDYKDINSEFGSLNDLETLLNKAKQYDIKIMLDLVVNHTSDEHEWFEAALNDPASPYRDYYIFKEGVNGAPPNNWRSIFGGSVWEKVVGEDMYYMHVFDKKQPDLNFENPKLREEIYHMINWWLRKGLAGFRIDSITFLKKDQDFESLTADGNDGLVTCKHKTRNRPGIELFLKELKQQTFEKFDCITVGEAPGVNYDELTDFIGEDGYFSMIFDFKYTDIDVESGSDWFKRTNWTTEEYKKLLFESQEAIQKVGWGANFIENHDQPRALSKLVKDPSYQNFVGGSAIAMLYFFLRGTPFIYQGQELGMTNFERQSIDQFNDISSIDNFHRSIEEGFTEEQAMEFVNLRSRDNTRTPLPWNDQKFGGFSKTKPWIDLIENYKTINVQIEENTSSSLLNFYRELIQLRNHSKYSQTLIYGNFTAHRETNENIISYFRNDQTTKLQIIVNLSNKHNDIDIKNTNYELILDNYGAVEKTENKIKLRPYEALIIEIKI encoded by the coding sequence ATGAACGTACAATGGTGGCAAAAAGAAGTAATCTATCAAATTTATCCAAGGAGTTTTAAAGATACAAATAATGATGGTGTCGGCGATATAAACGGTATTATAGAAAAATTACCTTATTTAAATAGTTTAGGAATCACAATGATTTGGATATGTCCGATTTTCAAATCACCTATGGTGGATAACGGGTATGATATTTCTGATTATAAAGATATTAACAGTGAATTTGGCAGTTTAAATGATTTGGAAACGTTACTAAATAAAGCAAAACAATACGACATAAAAATCATGTTAGATTTGGTAGTAAATCACACTTCGGATGAACATGAATGGTTTGAGGCCGCCCTCAATGATCCAGCAAGTCCTTATAGGGATTATTATATTTTCAAAGAAGGTGTAAATGGCGCGCCGCCTAATAATTGGAGATCCATATTTGGAGGAAGTGTCTGGGAAAAAGTAGTAGGTGAAGATATGTATTATATGCATGTTTTTGATAAAAAACAACCAGACTTAAATTTTGAAAATCCAAAATTAAGAGAAGAAATATATCATATGATTAATTGGTGGTTAAGGAAAGGATTAGCTGGTTTTCGTATTGATTCAATTACATTTTTGAAAAAGGATCAAGATTTTGAAAGTCTAACAGCAGATGGTAATGACGGTTTAGTAACGTGTAAACATAAGACAAGAAATAGACCAGGTATTGAATTATTTTTAAAAGAACTTAAACAACAAACCTTCGAAAAATTTGATTGTATTACCGTTGGTGAGGCACCTGGTGTCAATTATGATGAATTAACCGATTTTATTGGTGAAGATGGGTATTTTTCAATGATATTTGATTTTAAATATACAGATATTGATGTCGAATCTGGTAGTGATTGGTTTAAACGCACAAACTGGACAACTGAAGAATATAAAAAGCTTTTATTTGAAAGTCAAGAAGCTATCCAAAAAGTTGGATGGGGAGCCAATTTCATAGAGAATCACGATCAACCTCGTGCACTATCCAAATTAGTAAAAGACCCATCATATCAAAATTTCGTGGGTGGTAGCGCAATTGCCATGTTGTACTTTTTCTTAAGAGGTACACCATTTATATATCAAGGGCAAGAGCTAGGAATGACTAATTTCGAACGCCAATCTATAGATCAGTTTAATGATATATCAAGTATCGATAATTTCCACCGTTCTATAGAAGAGGGGTTTACCGAAGAACAAGCAATGGAATTTGTTAATTTACGTAGTCGTGATAACACTAGAACACCATTACCATGGAATGATCAAAAATTTGGTGGGTTTTCTAAAACGAAGCCTTGGATTGATCTCATCGAAAACTATAAAACAATCAATGTTCAAATTGAAGAAAATACTTCAAGCTCATTATTGAATTTTTATAGAGAACTTATTCAACTCAGAAATCATTCTAAATATAGTCAAACATTGATATATGGCAATTTTACAGCTCATAGAGAAACAAACGAAAATATTATCAGTTATTTTAGAAATGACCAGACGACAAAATTACAGATAATTGTAAACTTATCAAATAAACATAATGATATTGATATTAAAAATACGAATTATGAGTTGATTCTTGATAATTATGGAGCAGTCGAAAAAACAGAAAATAAGATTAAATTAAGACCATATGAAGCATTAATAATAGAAATAAAGATTTAG
- a CDS encoding LacI family DNA-binding transcriptional regulator: MATIKDVANHAGLSVTTVSRYLNNHPYISDDKKAKIKDAMSELDYMPNSSATQLRANKTFTIGVIVSRITNPFFSYLIDAIDKVVKQTPYHTLIMQSYDDVDEELRLLDMLKQKNIDGIIMASLENDVSVIKQYQKYGQIVLIGDKSLAHSNIPTIGTEQEQATYHAIQFLLNKGYTDIAYCTGGHFSKTKHGSSRDKGYIKALEDNHIELNTERIYTNIHTIDDGKHIASTVIAMSQKSRPSAIFAGSDEVAAGIIQTFEANGLNVPIDVAVMGYDDQPFSSMISVPITTVAQPVEAIGQEATHLLMSLLDGKKYDIDIDKLKLKIVERASV; encoded by the coding sequence ATGGCTACAATTAAAGATGTTGCGAATCATGCTGGATTGTCAGTAACTACCGTTTCACGTTATTTAAATAATCATCCTTATATTTCTGATGATAAAAAGGCAAAAATAAAAGATGCAATGTCTGAATTAGATTATATGCCTAATTCTTCAGCAACTCAATTACGTGCTAATAAAACATTTACGATTGGTGTAATTGTTTCTAGAATAACGAATCCATTTTTCTCTTACCTTATAGACGCTATTGATAAAGTAGTTAAACAAACACCTTATCATACATTAATAATGCAATCTTATGATGATGTGGATGAAGAATTGCGTTTATTAGATATGTTAAAGCAAAAAAATATTGATGGTATCATTATGGCCTCTTTGGAAAACGATGTATCAGTGATTAAGCAATATCAAAAATATGGACAAATTGTGTTAATCGGTGACAAATCATTGGCACACTCTAATATACCTACCATCGGTACTGAACAGGAGCAAGCAACGTACCATGCGATTCAATTTTTATTGAATAAGGGGTATACGGATATTGCTTACTGTACGGGAGGACATTTTTCCAAAACAAAACATGGATCTTCCCGAGATAAAGGCTATATCAAGGCATTAGAAGATAATCATATTGAATTAAATACTGAGCGTATTTATACAAATATACACACAATTGATGATGGAAAGCATATAGCTTCTACTGTCATTGCGATGTCCCAGAAGAGTAGACCGAGTGCTATTTTTGCAGGAAGTGATGAAGTCGCGGCAGGTATAATTCAAACATTTGAAGCTAATGGTTTAAATGTACCGATTGACGTTGCTGTAATGGGATATGACGATCAACCTTTTTCTTCAATGATAAGTGTACCTATTACAACTGTAGCTCAACCAGTGGAAGCGATTGGACAAGAAGCAACGCACTTACTCATGAGTTTATTAGATGGTAAAAAATATGATATTGATATAGATAAATTGAAACTGAAAATAGTGGAAAGAGCATCAGTATAA